One Phocaeicola dorei genomic region harbors:
- a CDS encoding SufE family protein — translation MKTINELQDEVIEEFSDFDDWMDKYQLLIDLGNEQEPLAPEYKTEQNLIDGCQSRVWLQADMEGGKVVFQAESDALIVKGIIALLIKVVSGHTPDEILSSDLYFIEKIGLKEHLSPTRSNGLLAMVKQMRMYALAFKAKMAN, via the coding sequence ATGAAAACAATAAACGAACTTCAGGACGAAGTGATAGAAGAGTTCAGTGATTTTGATGACTGGATGGACAAGTATCAACTGCTCATAGACTTAGGTAACGAGCAGGAACCACTCGCCCCCGAATATAAAACAGAACAAAACCTGATAGATGGTTGCCAAAGCCGCGTATGGCTGCAAGCCGATATGGAAGGCGGCAAAGTGGTGTTCCAGGCGGAAAGTGACGCCTTGATTGTAAAAGGTATCATTGCCCTGCTCATTAAAGTAGTCAGCGGACATACTCCTGATGAAATATTAAGCAGTGATTTATACTTTATAGAAAAGATAGGTTTGAAAGAACATTTGTCGCCCACCCGTAGCAATGGCTTGTTGGCGATGGTAAAACAGATGCGTATGTATGCGCTGGCTTTCAAGGCAAAAATGGCAAATTAG
- a CDS encoding M20 family metallopeptidase, with amino-acid sequence MKIKNVLVIPVLLLVLTAVACGNSKSRNDRTETVDKEVIKAPEFNADSAYQYIQVQADFGPRVPNTQAHKECGEYLAGQLEKFGAKVYNQYADLIAYDGTILKSRNIIGAYKPESKKRVLLCAHWDSRPYADNDPDPKNHHTPILGVNDGASGVGVLLEIARQIQKEQPALGIDIVFFDSEDYGIPEFYDGRYKQDTWCLGSQYWARTPHVQNYNARYGILLDMVGGKDATFYYEGYSARTARSEMKKIWKKAHELGYGKYFVKEDGGETVDDHIYVNKLARIPCVDIINYDAGNPQSSFGSFWHTVNDTMENIDRNTLKAVGQTVMDVIYNEK; translated from the coding sequence ATGAAGATAAAAAACGTTTTAGTAATCCCGGTCTTGCTGCTTGTATTGACGGCTGTAGCCTGTGGAAACAGTAAAAGCAGAAACGACCGGACAGAAACCGTAGACAAAGAAGTGATCAAGGCTCCCGAATTCAATGCGGACAGCGCCTACCAGTACATTCAGGTACAAGCTGATTTCGGTCCCCGTGTCCCTAACACGCAGGCGCACAAAGAATGTGGGGAATATCTGGCAGGACAATTGGAAAAATTCGGAGCCAAGGTATACAATCAATATGCTGATTTGATAGCTTATGATGGTACTATACTGAAATCACGCAACATTATCGGCGCTTACAAGCCCGAAAGTAAAAAACGCGTCCTGCTTTGCGCCCATTGGGACAGCCGCCCGTATGCCGACAATGATCCCGACCCGAAAAATCACCACACTCCTATTTTAGGAGTAAATGATGGCGCCAGTGGTGTGGGTGTGTTATTGGAAATCGCCCGTCAGATACAGAAAGAACAACCTGCTCTGGGCATAGATATCGTGTTTTTTGATTCGGAGGATTATGGAATTCCTGAATTTTATGACGGTAGATACAAACAAGACACTTGGTGCCTTGGTTCACAATACTGGGCACGTACCCCACATGTTCAGAACTATAATGCACGCTATGGAATCTTGCTGGATATGGTAGGCGGAAAAGATGCCACGTTCTATTATGAAGGTTACTCGGCCCGCACCGCCCGTTCCGAGATGAAGAAGATCTGGAAAAAGGCACATGAGCTGGGATACGGCAAATATTTTGTAAAGGAAGACGGGGGCGAAACAGTAGACGACCATATCTATGTCAACAAACTGGCCCGCATCCCGTGTGTGGATATCATTAATTATGATGCCGGTAATCCGCAAAGTTCTTTCGGCTCTTTCTGGCATACGGTAAATGATACGATGGAGAACATTGACCGTAACACGCTGAAAGCGGTAGGACAGACGGTGATGGATGTGATTTATAATGAGAAATAA